TTACCCCTCTCCTTTAGGAGAGGGGTGCGCTCTTGCGCGGGGTGAGGCAGAATTTACTTTACAGCCACACTATAGAACAAGAATAGAAAAGCAACCAATTTGTTCTATTTTTGTTCTATGAAAAAACTACATCCCACCCAAAAACAATTGCTCAAGCTACTGACCAAGCTGTCAGGCGAAGGGTATACAATCCGCGAGCTGCAAGAGAGTCTTGAACTCTCGACGCCGAGCCTTGTCTTCTTTCATCTGCAGCAGCTTGAAAAAAAGGGATATATCGAACGCAACCCGATGAACCCGGCCGACTACCGGGTGAGGCAGCCGCCCGAAGAGTCGGGCCTCTTTCTGGTCAATCTCTATGGCCTCGCGCGCTGCGGGCCATCGGGCACGTTGCTTTCGGGTGACGTTGAAGAGCGCATCGAGCTACCACCGCAGTTCATGCATGTACACCTGAAATCCCCCTTTTTTGTGCGTGCCCACGGCGACTCGATGGAGCCCCGCATACACGACGGTGATCTGGTGCTGTTCGAAACGGCAGCCGAGGTACCCGACGGCAGCGTCGTCGCCTGCTCAGACAATGGCCGTGCCTACATTAAACGTTTGGTCAGGTCAGGCAAAAAAATTCTTCTTTATTCACTGAACGCCAAATACGAGCCCTTTGCCGCCGACCCGGCGAGCTTTCGCGTCGAGGGTCTGGCCCAGGCGGTTATCGGGCGCCTGTAAGAAACCTGCTACATTCTTTACGAGTCCGGTAGTGATTTGTAAAGCGTACTAACTATGCACCAATAAGGAGACATCATGAACCGTATATTTACCATACTTCTGGCCACGCTGATCGCGCTGGCCCCTGCGTTTGCAGAAAAAGGCAACCGCCAGCGTAAGGGCAATAAAAGCGGCGCCTGCAAAGCCGATATCGAGCGCCTCTGCGGCGCGCAAAAAGGCGATAAAAAAGCACTCCGTGCCTGCATGAAGGCGAACGCCGACCAGCTTTCCCCTGAATGTAAGGCGAAAAAAGAGAAATTTATCGCGAAACGCGCCGAGCACAAAGAGCGCTACGAAAAGGTGATGAAAACCTGCGAAAAAGACGTGCAGCAGTTCTGCAAAGCAGAAGAAGAGCGCAAGCAGCACTCGATGCGCTGCCTGTTCAAGAACCGCGACAAACTGGGCGCCGAGTGCCAGGCTGCGCTGCCACAAAAGCGCGTTCGCAAGGCGAAATAACACGTTCAAACCTTCCCCTGCCTCAGGCAGGGGAAGGTCATCTGACAGAGCCCTCAGTCTTTGACGCAGAGCGCACCCGAAGTTTCAACCTGGGTAGAAAATGGATGCACCGACAGACAAATAAGCGAGGCCTCAAACTCTTCATAATAGCACCGTGTCATGCCCACGTCACCAGCTTGACGGACGACCAAGACCTCCAGTTGAAACCCCTCATCCGTAAATCTGGTCGAATGTTTGTGAAAATCGCTTTCGGTGAACAGATGCCCCCCTTTGAGGCGACAAAGCCTCTGCGCGCGGTCGGCGATCATAGCTGGAGGCTGTTTCTTGAGTTTGCACCCCAATTTTCCTTTTTTGCCCTTGCAGGCCAGGTCTTCGAGAAAAACCGCCTCAGTCCTGGTAAGCGTATCGGCCAAAGGATCGGTTTGGCTCAGAAATCCGCCAAACGCATAGAACTGCGTGTGGCTATCGCTGCTGTGGCGAATCTGCAGCCATTTACCCTTTGCGCCTGAAATCGTCACCTCTTCACCCTCTTCGCCCACCACCTCAACCGGTGTTCCGGGTTTAAGCACCGTGACGAGGTCTCCATCAGTACCGGGCGTTGATCGTACCTTCAGCGCTGTCGTAGCATACCTTATGGGTCCCGCTGCCACCGCCGTAGCAGCCAGGAGCAGAAGTACCGTCAGCTTAGTTAAAGTTTTCATAGTTATCTCCTTTTTTAACTGGCAGCATAATAGCTGCCTCTGGCCAAATGTCCATAGGGCAAGATGCCCTATGGACATTTTTGAGAAAGTGTGCGAGAAGATGCCATGAAAAAGATCAATCCACCCACCACACGCCTGCGAGGCGGGCTAATCATGACCATATTGATGCTGGCGATTGGCTGCGCCGCGCCTGATTCAGGCGCCAATCAGGGCCAGCCGGCCGGTTCAAACACGACGCCGAGTACGTCTTCTGCCAAAACAATCACCCATTTTTCTTTTCCGACCATACCGGCCACGGGACAGATCAGCGGCACCGATATTTCGGTACAAGTGCCCACCGGAACCGCGATCAATAATCTCAGAGCAGTCGTTCTCATTGATGGTACGTCGCTGACAGTCGGCGGCACCCAACAGACCAGCGGGGTCACAGCCAACGATTTTTCCACCGCCGTAACATACACGGTCCATGCACAAGATAATTCGACCGCGACCTATACCGTCACTGTAACGACAAGTTCAAGCCTAAAGGCAATCACCTACTTCAGTTTTCCAAACCTGGGCGGGGTTTCGACTATCAGCGGTAACAATATCACGATATCGCTGCCCTATGGCACAAACCGCAGCAATCTCGTGCCAGTCTTTACGCACAACGGCAGCGGCATCGCCATCGGGGCAACGATTCAGGTGAGTAACGTCACCGCCAATGACTTCTCTTCACCGGTCATCTATCGGGTCACAGCGCAGGACGCGAGTTTTCAGGACTATACGGTAACCGTGAACGCGGATAATCCCACAAAAGAAATCTTATCTTACGGATTCGGCAGTTATGTGGGGCGTTTATCAGGGAACACGATCACCATCGATGTGCCTTTCGGCACCAACGTAATCAATGTGACGCCGATATTCCAGCATAACGGTATTTCCATTAAGATCAACAGCGTGGCGCAGGTCAGCAACTCGACTCAGGTTGATCTCAGCACACCCAAAGTTTACACCGTGACGGCACAGGACGGCACTACGCGCGACTTCACAGTAACGGCGAACGTGGGGCTCAATACTTCAAAAGAGATCACGAGCTATTCGATACCATCACTCAATGCAGTGGGAATTATCTCGGGTAACAACATAGCAGTCAACGTGCCGCACGGCACCAATGTCTCAAACCTTATCGCCGTCTTTTCGCGAACAGGAAGCAGCGTCGCTGTCGGAGCGACCAACCAGGTGAGCGGTACTACAGCAAACAACTTTACCGCCCCGGTCGTCTACACCGTGACTGCCACAGACGCATCGACGCAGAACTACACGGTCACCGTAAACGTTGCAGCTGTGGACGACAAATCGATTGAATTGTTTACGTTTACCGCCGCGGGTGCAACAGGAACCGTGAGCGGAACGCAGATTGCTGCAACGGTACCATACGGAACCAACGTCTCAAATCTTATCGCAACCTTTTCGACCACCGGCATGGTTGTCAAAGTCAATGGTGTGACGCAGACGAGCGGTGTCACCCCCAACAACTTCATTCAGCCGGTCGTCTACACGATCGAGGCTGCCGACGGTACGCTCTACAGTTATACCGTCACCCTCACCGTCGCGGCACCCAATTCGACGGCAAGTATTGCCTACTTTACGTTTGCGAGCACATCGGACTTCGGCCTATTCAATGGTACGAATATCGCCGTGCGGGTACCAAATGGCACCGACCTGACAAACCTCGTCGCGATTTTCAGAATCAATGGCCAGATTGTGCGGGTGAACGGCAACCCGCAATTCAGCGATGTCACCGCCAACAACTTCTCGGCACCAGTGATCTACGCTGTTCAGGCACAGGATGGCACTGTGGTCAATTACACCGTCACGGTGACGACCGTGGCTTATGATGTATTTGCGCCCAAGATCACCTCGGTCACGGCAACGCCATCCTCAACGAGCACCTACCCTGCCGTCGTCACGGTAAAGATTTATTACACGGAGACCGGGTCGGGATTCCAGTATGGCACCTTTCAGCTCTGTAGCCCGACGCGGATCAGCGCGGGCACCGGCGGAACAACAATCACGAACGGGGTTGTAACAAACCAGGGAACGTATTTCGAGGGTACCGTGACACTCCAGAATTACCACGAAACGGGGGTCTGGAAAGTGTGTACCATAAACATGCAGGATGCGGCAGGGAATTCAATCATGCTATATACGGCCAATGCCGTGAGCACCACCAACTATGTGAGACAGGTTACCGGAAGCATGATCGATTCAGGTGTTGCCATTGGCGGGAGCATCAATGTCACAGGCACAACGCATGACATCACGCCGCCGCAGATCACATCGGTGACGGCAACGCCATCCTCAACGAGCACCTACCCAGCCGTCGTCACGGTAAGGATTTATTACACGGAGACCGGGTCGGGATTCCAGTATGGCACCTTTCAGCTCTGTAGCCCGACGCGGATCAGCGCGGGCACCGGCGGAACAACAATCACGAACGGGGTTGTAACAAACCAGGGAACGTATTTCGAGGGTACCGTGACACTCCAGAATTACCACGAAACGGGGGTCTGGAAAGTGTGTACCATAAACATGCAGGATGCGGCAGGGAATTCAATCATGCTATATACGGCCAATGCCGTGAGCACCACCAACTATGTGAAACAGGTTACCGGAAGCATGATTGATTCAGGTGTTGCCATCAGCCCCGGCGTGAACAAGCAGTAGCCGTGCAAAGCCCGGCAGGCCTGAGGTACGGGCAACCTTGGCCCACCGAGACTTCAGGCGCTTTGCCGACGATTGCCCTGCGAGGTTTACCAGGGGGGGCGATTGCTGGCACGACAGAGACCGGAAAAATTGAATTTTCGTCGAAAGCCGTGGGTTGGCAGTTTTCACCCTCACGAACCGGTAGACCGTAAACAACAAGAAATAGACACCCTGATTTCGCTTACGAAAAGTGCCCATGGCTAAAATCTTCGTCGACGGGACCGAATTTGAGGTCGACGAGAAAAAGAACCTGATCGATGCGCTCAAAGAAAAGGGCGTTGAGATACCGCACTTCTGTTACCACTCAAAACTCTCTGTCGTCGGCATGTGCCGCATCTGCCTCATTGAAATCGAAGGCGTGCCCAAGTTTCAGGCGGCCTGCAACACCCCCATTAAAGACGGCATGAAAATCAATGCGTTCGGCGAGAAGATCGTCAAAGCGCGCGAGGGTGTAATGGAATTTTTACTCATCAATCACCCACTCGACTGCCCGGTCTGCGACAAGGCGGGCGAATGCCGCCTGCAAAATTACTCGTTCGCGCTGGGCCACGAGACGACACGATACAAAGAAGAGAAGCGCAATATACCGCAAGAGAAGATCGGCACCAACCTTCTTATCAACCACAACCGTTGTATCCTGTGCTATCGCTGCGTGCGCTTCGACCGTGAAATCGTCGGGGTCAATGACCTTGAAATGCTCGCGCGCGGCAACGACACCATTATTGCGTACACGCCGCCCGAAACATCGGGAGAAAAATCGACATACCTCAACCACAACTACCAGGGCGCGCTCGCCGATATCTGCCCGGTCGGCGCGCTGTTGAACGAAAACACGCTCTTTCAATCCCGTGTTTGGTGGTATGAATCACAAGAATCGCACTGCCATGGCTGTTCGACGCTGTGCAAAGTATCGACTAACGTGAAGAACAACAGCCTTTACCGATACATGCCCACCGCAGCTGCGCCGCAAAGCGGCGAAATCAGCGACGGCATTTTCATCTGCGACTATGGCCGTTTTTCGGGTAAACACTTTTCAACCGACCGGCTGCACCACTACGTCGCGACCGGCGCTCAGGCCACTTCAAAACAGGTGTTACCCGATCTCGCGGAGAAGATTGCAGCGGCCCGAAGTATTCTTGTACTCGGCGGTGCAACTGAATGCACCGACGACGTCGATTCGGTCGCGGCCGCAATCGGCGAATGGCGCGCCGCAGGCAAACAGGTCAAATGGGATTTTAGGTCTACTGCGGCTGCCTTCGAGAATCGTGCCGGCTACGACTTCTTGCTTAGCGGCGATTTGCGCCCGAACGCAAAATACCTGCGAGACAAGGGTGCAACCGAGCTCACGAATTTTGTTGCATTACAATCGGAAATCCGCAACGTTGATCTTGTGATTGTCAT
The sequence above is a segment of the Turneriella parva DSM 21527 genome. Coding sequences within it:
- a CDS encoding LexA family protein, which translates into the protein MKKLHPTQKQLLKLLTKLSGEGYTIRELQESLELSTPSLVFFHLQQLEKKGYIERNPMNPADYRVRQPPEESGLFLVNLYGLARCGPSGTLLSGDVEERIELPPQFMHVHLKSPFFVRAHGDSMEPRIHDGDLVLFETAAEVPDGSVVACSDNGRAYIKRLVRSGKKILLYSLNAKYEPFAADPASFRVEGLAQAVIGRL
- a CDS encoding SH3 domain-containing protein — translated: MKTLTKLTVLLLLAATAVAAGPIRYATTALKVRSTPGTDGDLVTVLKPGTPVEVVGEEGEEVTISGAKGKWLQIRHSSDSHTQFYAFGGFLSQTDPLADTLTRTEAVFLEDLACKGKKGKLGCKLKKQPPAMIADRAQRLCRLKGGHLFTESDFHKHSTRFTDEGFQLEVLVVRQAGDVGMTRCYYEEFEASLICLSVHPFSTQVETSGALCVKD
- a CDS encoding DUF5018 domain-containing protein; this translates as MKKINPPTTRLRGGLIMTILMLAIGCAAPDSGANQGQPAGSNTTPSTSSAKTITHFSFPTIPATGQISGTDISVQVPTGTAINNLRAVVLIDGTSLTVGGTQQTSGVTANDFSTAVTYTVHAQDNSTATYTVTVTTSSSLKAITYFSFPNLGGVSTISGNNITISLPYGTNRSNLVPVFTHNGSGIAIGATIQVSNVTANDFSSPVIYRVTAQDASFQDYTVTVNADNPTKEILSYGFGSYVGRLSGNTITIDVPFGTNVINVTPIFQHNGISIKINSVAQVSNSTQVDLSTPKVYTVTAQDGTTRDFTVTANVGLNTSKEITSYSIPSLNAVGIISGNNIAVNVPHGTNVSNLIAVFSRTGSSVAVGATNQVSGTTANNFTAPVVYTVTATDASTQNYTVTVNVAAVDDKSIELFTFTAAGATGTVSGTQIAATVPYGTNVSNLIATFSTTGMVVKVNGVTQTSGVTPNNFIQPVVYTIEAADGTLYSYTVTLTVAAPNSTASIAYFTFASTSDFGLFNGTNIAVRVPNGTDLTNLVAIFRINGQIVRVNGNPQFSDVTANNFSAPVIYAVQAQDGTVVNYTVTVTTVAYDVFAPKITSVTATPSSTSTYPAVVTVKIYYTETGSGFQYGTFQLCSPTRISAGTGGTTITNGVVTNQGTYFEGTVTLQNYHETGVWKVCTINMQDAAGNSIMLYTANAVSTTNYVRQVTGSMIDSGVAIGGSINVTGTTHDITPPQITSVTATPSSTSTYPAVVTVRIYYTETGSGFQYGTFQLCSPTRISAGTGGTTITNGVVTNQGTYFEGTVTLQNYHETGVWKVCTINMQDAAGNSIMLYTANAVSTTNYVKQVTGSMIDSGVAISPGVNKQ
- a CDS encoding 2Fe-2S iron-sulfur cluster-binding protein, with amino-acid sequence MAKIFVDGTEFEVDEKKNLIDALKEKGVEIPHFCYHSKLSVVGMCRICLIEIEGVPKFQAACNTPIKDGMKINAFGEKIVKAREGVMEFLLINHPLDCPVCDKAGECRLQNYSFALGHETTRYKEEKRNIPQEKIGTNLLINHNRCILCYRCVRFDREIVGVNDLEMLARGNDTIIAYTPPETSGEKSTYLNHNYQGALADICPVGALLNENTLFQSRVWWYESQESHCHGCSTLCKVSTNVKNNSLYRYMPTAAAPQSGEISDGIFICDYGRFSGKHFSTDRLHHYVATGAQATSKQVLPDLAEKIAAARSILVLGGATECTDDVDSVAAAIGEWRAAGKQVKWDFRSTAAAFENRAGYDFLLSGDLRPNAKYLRDKGATELTNFVALQSEIRNVDLVIVINELSAPYAYQIAGADEHSAHVAGLEIAAAVEETQLFKTIEGEAAWVKTAVFTTHHNSAALRAALAVPVLAFPEHEGRYVDKNGVTKTTTAVLKPVQGLQSVGQVLSRLKTPVGATV